In one window of Methanosarcina vacuolata Z-761 DNA:
- a CDS encoding ABC transporter ATP-binding protein, whose translation MEPIIEVKNLVKVFHSRGRKIIAVNDVSFDVFKGEIFGMIGPNGAGKSTTFSMLTTLIKPTSGSIRVAGFDVEKQDYKIRPLIGIVPQKLSLYPLLTARENLELMGNLYNVPKQVMEEKIDYYLKLVGLEASADRFTGGFSGGMKQRLSVIAAVLHDPQILFWDEPSTGLDPQTRNVIWKLARKFNEEGKTLVFTTHYMEEADNLCDRVAVMDSGKMVALDNPERLKETTGSTNLEEVFVHFTGEKVRD comes from the coding sequence ATGGAACCGATTATTGAGGTCAAAAATCTTGTCAAAGTTTTTCATTCACGAGGGAGGAAAATAATCGCAGTGAACGATGTCAGCTTTGATGTATTCAAAGGAGAAATTTTCGGTATGATAGGACCAAATGGAGCTGGCAAATCAACTACGTTTTCCATGCTTACCACGTTAATAAAGCCCACAAGTGGCAGTATAAGAGTTGCTGGCTTTGATGTTGAAAAACAGGACTACAAAATAAGACCGCTTATAGGCATAGTTCCACAGAAGCTCAGCCTTTACCCACTCCTTACAGCCAGAGAAAACCTGGAACTCATGGGGAACCTTTACAATGTTCCAAAACAGGTCATGGAAGAAAAAATCGATTACTATCTGAAGCTTGTAGGGCTCGAAGCTAGTGCTGACCGCTTTACTGGAGGCTTTTCTGGTGGTATGAAACAGCGCTTATCAGTAATCGCCGCAGTGTTGCATGACCCTCAGATTCTATTCTGGGATGAACCTTCAACCGGTCTTGACCCCCAGACAAGAAATGTGATCTGGAAACTCGCTAGGAAATTCAACGAAGAAGGGAAAACTCTGGTTTTTACAACTCATTACATGGAAGAGGCGGACAATCTATGTGATAGGGTTGCTGTAATGGACTCCGGCAAAATGGTAGCTCTTGATAACCCCGAACGTTTAAAAGAAACTACAGGGAGTACAAATCTGGAAGAAGTGTTTGTACACTTTACAGGAGAAAAGGTACGTGATTAA
- a CDS encoding rhodanese-like domain-containing protein — translation MNKQCLSSFAAILIALLIVAPGIAGAAPKIGCTAPGYENVTVCQAKDILENKHVFLLDVRTPAEFNYSHIEGATLIPLKNVPKHDSVSLPDDQLLPARLKELPENKNTKIVVYCLSGGRSATASQMIADAGYKNVYNVQGGLKAWVNAGYPVVIDPVKWFASYPPN, via the coding sequence TTGAATAAACAATGTTTATCAAGTTTTGCTGCAATTCTTATTGCGCTTCTCATAGTTGCTCCTGGCATTGCAGGAGCGGCCCCTAAGATTGGTTGTACTGCCCCGGGTTATGAGAATGTCACGGTCTGTCAAGCTAAAGATATACTCGAAAATAAACATGTATTCCTTCTGGACGTTCGTACTCCAGCAGAATTTAACTATTCTCACATTGAAGGAGCGACATTAATACCATTAAAAAATGTGCCGAAGCATGATTCTGTAAGTTTGCCAGACGACCAGTTACTGCCTGCTCGGCTGAAAGAACTGCCAGAAAACAAAAACACAAAGATAGTTGTCTATTGCCTTAGCGGGGGACGAAGTGCCACCGCAAGCCAAATGATAGCAGATGCCGGTTACAAAAATGTATATAACGTTCAAGGCGGTCTCAAAGCATGGGTAAATGCGGGATATCCAGTTGTAATTGATCCTGTAAAATGGTTCGCTAGTTATCCTCCTAATTAA
- a CDS encoding TetR/AcrR family transcriptional regulator, which produces MEDTEQRILDAALRVFASEGYTGATTRKIAEEANVAEVTLFRKFKSKENLLKEVLINNRTVFSSLEELFHIFQNEKDADLETELRILGKNIAKAMKDKKKDSKRRMFMFMLFEEGRRRPEVSEALLSFLQMNIKPLSEYFDLQIKNGKMRTINSRSAAITFVSYFVYTSLLREVFGDSLLGDYNEEIERFIDIFTKGILKDEEN; this is translated from the coding sequence ATGGAAGATACAGAACAAAGAATCTTAGACGCAGCTTTGAGAGTATTCGCCAGTGAAGGATACACGGGTGCGACTACACGAAAAATCGCTGAAGAGGCAAACGTTGCCGAGGTAACTTTGTTCCGAAAATTCAAGTCAAAAGAAAACCTGCTGAAAGAGGTGTTAATCAATAACCGAACTGTTTTTTCATCGCTGGAGGAGTTATTCCATATATTCCAGAACGAAAAAGATGCAGACCTTGAGACAGAGCTTCGGATTTTAGGGAAAAATATTGCAAAAGCTATGAAAGATAAAAAGAAGGATAGCAAACGCCGGATGTTTATGTTTATGCTATTTGAAGAAGGAAGACGGAGGCCCGAAGTCTCTGAAGCTCTATTATCGTTTCTTCAAATGAATATCAAGCCTTTGAGCGAATACTTTGATTTGCAAATAAAAAACGGAAAAATGCGGACTATAAATTCCAGGTCTGCAGCAATAACTTTTGTCAGTTATTTTGTTTATACATCTTTACTAAGAGAAGTATTTGGTGACAGTTTGTTGGGTGATTATAATGAGGAAATTGAACGGTTTATTGACATATTCACTAAAGGTATCCTGAAGGATGAAGAAAACTGA